Proteins encoded in a region of the Ziziphus jujuba cultivar Dongzao chromosome 3, ASM3175591v1 genome:
- the LOC107421985 gene encoding sphingoid long-chain bases kinase 1, which produces MQKSGSVSRNSNTPLKVSVPQQSLRRLGLCSQIATATGGQHASPVVFPEKQKRSKVKSSRRGNDATPITPTSDDPGKLKSFEHRIDIGDGLLGAVGGDEKSDLLGYGVYSGKLVLDKKKTVSNDSASNDSQQQTSSSNDNWNQEAVDAKLTSKALIWGSHMLSLEDVISVTYNVGLRHFTVHSFPWKKGSCGFSCFMKPKRARKDYRFLASSTEEAVHWVGGFADQQCYVNCLPHPLVSSKKQASSELLPIDTPPELIFKCKSPPRMLVILNPRSGHGRSSKVFHGVVEPILKLAGFKLEVVKTTSAGHAKKLASSVDISTCPDGIICVGGDGIINEVLNGLLSRDNQKEGISIPIGIIPAGSDNSLVWTVLGVRDPVSAAMAIVKGGLTATDVFAVEWIQTGVLHFGMTVSYYGFVSDVLELSDKYQKRFGPLRYFVAGFLKFLCLPKYSYEVEYLPASKEDQEGKLSVEREVVDMSDLYTDIMKRSNADGIPRASSLSSIDSIMTPSRMSGDLDTTCSNTHASAEPSDYVRGLDPKSKRLSSGRSSITAEPEVIHPQLPLSTTPNWPRTRSKSRTDKGWSGLTATHDNSRCSWGNNMNDKEDISSTLSDPGPIWDAEPKWDSEPTWDVENPIELPGPSDDAETGTKKEVPVPRYEDKWLVKKGQFLGIIVCNHACRTVQSSQVVAPKAEHDDSSLDLLLVHGSGRLRLMRFFVLLQMGRHLSLPYVEYVKVKSVKIKATGKHTHNGCGIDGELFRLNGQVISSLLPEQCRLIGRSAIHDV; this is translated from the exons ATGCAGAAGAGTGGGAGTGTTTCCAGGAATAGTAACACTCCTCTCAAAGTGAGCGTGCCTCAGCAGTCTCTTCGGCGCCTGGGATTGTGTTCTCAGATTGCCACGGCAACTGGGGGCCAGCATGCTTCCCCAGTTGTCTTTCCTGAGAAACAGAAGCGCAGTAAAGTCAAGTCTTCGAGGCGGGGAAATGATGCCACTCCAATAACCCCTACCTCTGATGACCCTGGCAAACTGAAGAGCTTTGAGCATAGGATTGACATTGGGGATGGATTACTGGGTGCTGTTGGTGGAGACGAAAAGTCTGATTTGTTGGGTTATGGGGTCTACTCAGGAAAGTTAGTTTTGGATAAGAAAAAAACGGTTAGTAATGATTCGGCTTCAAATGATTCGCAACAACAAACCTCATCCTCTAATGATAATTGGAACCAAGAAGCTGTCGATGCTAAGCTTACCAGCAAGGCTTTGATATGGGGTTCGCATATGCTGAGTCTTGAGGATGTTATCTCG GTTACATACAATGTTGGTCTCAGACATTTTACAGTACATTCTTTCCCTTGGAAGAAGGGGTCTTGTGGCTTTTCTTGCTTTATGAAACCTAAAAGAGCTCGCAAGGACTATCGTTTCTTAGCTTCTAGCACTGAAGAGGCAGTTCATTGGGTTGGTGGGTTTGCAGATCAACAGTGTTATGTGAATTGTTTGCCCCACCCATTGGTTTCTTCAAAGAAGCAGGCATCTTCAGAGTTACTTCCCATTGATACTCCTCccgaattaatttttaaatgtaaGAGCCCACCAAGAATGCTCGTCATATTGAATCCACGTTCTGGACATGGCCGTTCGAGTAAGGTTTTCCATGGTGTTGTTGAACCTATTCTTAAG CTTGCAGGTTTCAAATTGGAGGTAGTCAAAACAACATCTGCAGGCCATGCTAAAAAGCTTGCATCAAGTGTTGACATCAGCACTTGTCCTGATG GAATTATATGTGTTGGGGGTGATGGCATTATTAACGAG GTTCTGAATGGTTTACTTAGTAGAGACAATCAAAAAGAAGGAATTTCCATACCAATTGGAATTATTCCTGCTGGTTCTGATAACTCTTTAGTTTGGACTGTTCTTGGAGTTAGAGATCCGGTTTCTGCTGCAATGGCTATTGTGAAG GGGGGTCTTACCGCTACTGATGTTTTTGCTGTTGAGTGGATTCAGACTGGTGTTCTTCACTTTGGGATGACAGTCTCATATTATGGTTTTGTTAGTGACG TGTTGGAGCTTTCCGATAAATATCAAAAGCGTTTTGGTCCTCTGCGTTATTTTGTTGCTGGTTTTCTCAAATTTCTGTGCTTGCCTAAGTACAGCTACGAAGTGGAGTACCTTCCAGCATCAAAAGAGGATCAAGAAGGAAAACTATCTGTTGAGCGGGAAGTAGTTGACATGTCGGACCTATACACAGACATTATGAAGAGATCAAATGCAGATGGCATTCCTAGAGCCTCTAGTCTTTCTAGTATCGACTCCATAATGACTCCCAGTCGAATGTCTGGAGATTTGGATACAACCTGTAGTAACACTCATGCAAGTGCTGAACCATCAGACTATGTGCGTGGCCTGGATCCAAAATCTAAACGATTATCATCTGGAAGAAGCAGTATAACTGCTGAACCAGAAGTTATTCATCCGCAGTTACCTCTCTCAACAACTCCAAACTGGCCTAGAACCAGATCAAAGTCGAGGACTGATAAAGGATGGTCTGGATTGACAGCCACTCATGACAACTCTAGATGTTCTTGGGGCAACAATATGAATGATAAAGAGGACATATCGTCAACACTGTCTGATCCAGGTCCAATTTGGGATGCGGAACCAAAATGGGACTCTGAACCTACTTGGGATGTGGAAAATCCTATTGAATTGCCAGGGCCATCAGATGATGCAGAGACGGGAACTAAAAAAGAAGTCCCTGTGCCTAGGTATGAAGATAAGTGGCTTGTAAAAAAGGGACAGTTCCTTGGTATCATAGTTTGCAACCATGCATGCAGAACTGTTCAAAGTTCTCAAGTCGTGGCGCCAAAAGCTGAGCACGATGATAGCTCTTTGGATTTGCTCTTAGTTCATGGGAGTGGACGACTAAGactgatgagattttttgtgcTGCTGCAGATGGGTAGACACCTTTCACTTCCATACGTTGAGTATGTCAAG GTGAAATCAGTGAAGATTAAAGCAACAGGAAAGCATACCCATAATGGTTGTGGCATTGATGGTGAGCTTTTTCGACTCAATGGGCAAGTCATATCTTCATTGCTTCCAGAACAATGCAGACTTATTGGTCGTTCCGCCATCCATGATGTATGA